The genomic DNA TATGTCTGCTATTCGGCGGTGTTCATCGAAGGCTGCTGCGTGCTCGGCCTGTTTCCCTACATCGCCTCGTTCCTGTTCGAGCTCGGCCAGACCTCGCTCTCGATCGCCGGCATGGTCATCGCGGGCTTTGCGGTCGGCGGCCTGTTCTACACGCTGACGGTGTCGCGCCTGCTGCCCTGGCTCGGCGTCAAGGGCATGATGATCGCGGGCATGACGCTGGTGGCCTCGCAGCTCATTGCCGTCGCCTTCGGCCCGCGCTGGGAAGTGCAGGCGCTGAATCTCATCGTGATGGGATGGGGCTTCTACATCGCCCACGGCTGTCTGCAGGTCTTCGCCAGCGAGCTCTCGGTCGAAGCGCGCGCCACCGCGCTGTCGCTGCATTCGTTCTTCTTCTTCATGGGGCAGACCGTCGGACCGCTCGCCTACGGCTTCGGGCTCCAGCATGCCGGCAAGATGCCGACCCTGTTTGCCAGCGCCGCGGTCATGGTGGTGCTGGGCGTCGTCTGTGCCCGGTTGCTCAAGCAGCGTGCGCCGTCTGATGCGCGGGTCTGACGAAAGTCGCTCGGGAACCCTGCAACTAAATCGGACGGACTGACCTTCAGCGTGCTACAGCCGGGAATGACAAAGTTTGTAATCGCCGCGCTGCTCGCCATGCTGCATGCCTTGGCTCCGGTCGCCGCGCAGGCGTCTGAAGCACAGCCCAAGCCGCCCGTGACCGATCGCGAGCAGGTGCAAGCCGACCGCGCGAAAGCTGCTGCCGAGGAAAAGAACGCGCCGACCACGCGTCCATGGGACAGAGATGCCAACGGCAAACGTCCCTGGGAAAGGTCATCCGTGACCAAGTAGCGCGTCGCGTGTGAGCATATCCACGCGCGTCTGTTCGCGTTGTTCTCAGCCTCGTCCGCGATAGGGCGCGACGCCTTGCTCCGGCACCCACAGGCCCTTGGGCACGCGGCCGGTCTGCCAGAACACGTCGATCGGAATGCCGCCGCGCGGATACCAATAGCCGCCGATGCGCAGCCATTTCGGTTTGATCTCGCTGGCGATGCGCTTGCCGATCATCACGGTGCAGTCCTCGTGGAAGGCGCCATGGTTGCGGAAGCTCGCGATGTAGAGTTTTAGCGATTTCGACTCCAGCAGCCACGGGCCGGGCGCATAGTCGATCATCAGATGCGCGAAATCCGGCTGGCCCGTGACCGGGCAGAGCGAGGTGAATTCCGGCACGGTGAAGCGGACGAGATAATCGGTGCCGGCTTGCGGATTGGGCACGCGGTCGAGCTGGGCGTCTTCCGGTGTGTGCGGCCACTCGACCGCGCGGCCGAGCTGTAGGGATTTCTTCGCCGATGTCTTCGCCGATGTCTTGGCCATTGTGTCGTCACATCCTGTTTCGATGCCGGGATGGACGCAAATGCCGCTGTCGTCAACCGCTCGCGATGGTCTGGATCATGACGATCCGGTCGTTGCCGGACTCGCAGCCCCAGAGCTCGCCCGGCCGGCCGTCGAGCTGGCGCACATTGGCATTGGCCTTGTCGCTGGCGAACACGTTGAACGTCTCTGTCGCAGGACCGAAGCGCACGATGGCGTTCGCGGAGAAGTCGGTCAGCCAGACCTTGTCCTTGTCGTCGACATAGACCGCGTAGGGGCGGGGACGATTGCCGGGGAGCTTCCACGTCTTCCACGACGCATCGGCGGGATCGTGCACCGAGACGTGGCCACTATTCCACTCGCTGACCCAGATCCGGCTCTTCGAATCCGACCATACCCGCCGCGAGCCCTGGTCCGGCGTCGGCGGCTCGACAACGCTGGCGCTGCCCGTCGCCAGATCGATCTTGGCGATATGGCTGCCGGCGAGCGAGGCGTACCAGACATCGCCTTGCGGAGTGACAGTGATGCCGTAGGGACCGACGCCTTTGGGTGCCTTGAACACATTCACCTCGCCCGATCTCGGCGC from Bradyrhizobium sp. CCBAU 53351 includes the following:
- the queF gene encoding preQ(1) synthase encodes the protein MAKTSAKTSAKKSLQLGRAVEWPHTPEDAQLDRVPNPQAGTDYLVRFTVPEFTSLCPVTGQPDFAHLMIDYAPGPWLLESKSLKLYIASFRNHGAFHEDCTVMIGKRIASEIKPKWLRIGGYWYPRGGIPIDVFWQTGRVPKGLWVPEQGVAPYRGRG
- a CDS encoding lyase, which codes for MNRRQFLASSAALLAARPSFAQEGPFRTKYFPVSAGIGLHDLAPAPDGSVWFTAQGKGLLGRLDPRDGGFKTVSLGQGAAPHGVTIGPDGAPWNTEGGQNAIARVDPSDLKVTLFRLPEKFAAANLNTGVFDKQGTYWFTGQSGYYGRLAPRSGEVNVFKAPKGVGPYGITVTPQGDVWYASLAGSHIAKIDLATGSASVVEPPTPDQGSRRVWSDSKSRIWVSEWNSGHVSVHDPADASWKTWKLPGNRPRPYAVYVDDKDKVWLTDFSANAIVRFGPATETFNVFASDKANANVRQLDGRPGELWGCESGNDRIVMIQTIASG